A genomic stretch from Ureibacillus composti includes:
- a CDS encoding glycosyltransferase: protein MKKVLVISNMYPSKDHLSYGIFVKNQVEQLRQNGVQSVLAVNTNPATGKANVLKKYASWGMQVLSAFRKNKKDIGLTHSHYVFPSGMFSYLLKKRHNVPYIVTAHGGDINKMAKKSARIKGYTEKILQNADHVIAVGEELASDIVRDFRVSSDKISVMSMGIDRTVFHQPASKNEVAKKLGMDEQKVNFLFVGNIIQEKGVEELINAFLQLEQAQPNKAALYCVGSTKDVSFSTRMKDLAEGSTNVHFIEPMPQKRLSEYFQAANVFILPSYIEGLGLVALEALACGTPVIASDVGGLHYMLQEQAGILVPPKSTEALYAEMEKVVQNNGHLLVNNERVDELLKLHDAEAIIARLKGLYEQIAK from the coding sequence ATGAAAAAAGTTTTAGTTATTAGCAATATGTATCCATCAAAAGACCATCTTTCCTATGGGATTTTTGTTAAAAATCAGGTAGAACAACTACGCCAAAATGGTGTTCAATCCGTTTTAGCAGTGAATACGAATCCAGCTACCGGTAAAGCGAATGTATTAAAAAAATACGCGAGCTGGGGAATGCAGGTACTATCTGCGTTTAGAAAAAATAAAAAAGATATCGGATTAACTCATAGTCATTACGTGTTCCCAAGTGGGATGTTTTCTTATTTGTTAAAGAAACGTCATAATGTCCCGTATATTGTGACTGCCCATGGTGGTGACATCAATAAGATGGCCAAGAAGAGTGCTCGAATCAAAGGCTATACTGAAAAGATTCTTCAAAATGCCGATCACGTTATTGCTGTAGGAGAAGAGTTGGCCTCCGACATTGTGAGAGATTTTCGAGTTAGTTCAGACAAAATTTCTGTAATGAGTATGGGGATAGACCGAACTGTGTTTCATCAACCAGCCTCTAAAAATGAAGTAGCCAAAAAGCTTGGCATGGACGAGCAAAAAGTGAACTTTTTATTTGTAGGTAATATTATTCAAGAAAAGGGCGTTGAAGAATTAATCAATGCTTTCCTTCAACTTGAACAGGCTCAGCCGAACAAAGCAGCTTTATATTGTGTTGGTTCCACAAAAGATGTGAGCTTCTCAACACGAATGAAAGATTTAGCAGAAGGTTCTACGAATGTACATTTTATTGAACCGATGCCACAAAAACGTTTATCTGAATATTTTCAAGCGGCAAATGTGTTTATCTTGCCATCTTACATAGAAGGTCTAGGTTTAGTTGCTTTAGAAGCGCTTGCATGTGGTACGCCTGTTATTGCGTCAGATGTTGGTGGCCTTCATTACATGTTACAGGAACAAGCGGGGATTTTAGTACCACCTAAGAGTACAGAGGCGCTGTATGCCGAAATGGAAAAGGTTGTACAAAATAATGGTCATTTACTAGTTAATAATGAACGTGTGGATGAGCTTTTGAAATTACATGATGCAGAAGCAATTATTGCTCGTTTAAAGGGCCTTTATGAACAGATTGCAAAATAA
- a CDS encoding polysaccharide pyruvyl transferase family protein, with protein sequence MKIGIVGNYGNDNNGDEAILLSIIRQLEKAFQIKTQDITVFSNNPKQTAQRYSVTSFPLYYKAGNAPKTFFKTYKENAQVVKTLDFLVIGGGGILMDLYKREAPLYGSYAMMAKNSRVPYVVYGCGAGPLNTGLGKWFIRYMAKNAQNISVRDPKSKALLQQIGVKRDVHVIGDPAFSLEVERSSYSPAPKKVGVTAVPYYNPSYWPTGDELLYNNYIEGMANNLDRLINDANVEVTFFATKYPQDADVTKDIQSKMKNPLNTTIIDENLSPQQILDLTATFDVLIGTRLHSLILATDAKTPIIGVSYHTKVNDFLQMAGLGEYSLPIDQLIQSDVYFTHLFSKMSEDWEQAQQLAEKTNNEFKDKARLGMNLLVEGAKKK encoded by the coding sequence GTGAAAATTGGAATTGTTGGAAATTACGGAAACGATAATAACGGGGATGAAGCAATCCTTTTAAGTATAATTCGCCAGCTTGAAAAGGCGTTTCAAATTAAAACACAAGATATCACAGTATTTAGTAATAATCCTAAACAAACTGCACAACGTTACTCTGTGACTAGCTTCCCTCTGTATTACAAAGCAGGCAATGCTCCGAAAACATTTTTCAAAACATATAAAGAGAATGCTCAAGTCGTAAAGACACTAGATTTTTTAGTCATTGGTGGCGGTGGTATTTTAATGGATTTATACAAACGTGAAGCGCCACTATACGGTTCATATGCGATGATGGCAAAGAATTCACGAGTCCCTTATGTAGTTTACGGATGTGGAGCAGGCCCACTTAATACTGGTTTAGGGAAATGGTTTATTCGTTATATGGCGAAAAACGCTCAAAATATTTCTGTACGTGATCCAAAATCAAAAGCACTACTTCAACAAATTGGTGTCAAACGTGATGTTCACGTGATTGGTGACCCTGCTTTTAGTTTAGAAGTAGAGCGTTCATCTTATAGTCCGGCACCGAAAAAAGTTGGGGTTACTGCAGTGCCTTACTATAATCCATCCTATTGGCCAACTGGTGATGAACTGCTGTACAACAATTACATTGAGGGAATGGCGAATAACTTAGATCGTTTAATCAATGATGCAAATGTTGAAGTGACATTCTTTGCTACCAAATATCCACAAGATGCAGATGTGACGAAAGATATTCAAAGCAAAATGAAGAATCCTCTAAACACAACGATTATTGATGAGAATTTATCGCCTCAACAAATATTAGATTTAACGGCTACATTCGATGTGTTAATTGGGACACGTCTACACTCATTAATTTTAGCAACAGATGCGAAAACACCAATTATCGGGGTTTCTTATCATACAAAAGTAAATGACTTCTTACAAATGGCTGGATTAGGGGAGTATTCATTACCAATTGATCAATTAATTCAAAGCGATGTTTACTTTACTCATCTCTTCAGTAAGATGAGTGAAGATTGGGAGCAAGCACAACAACTTGCTGAGAAAACTAATAACGAATTTAAAGATAAAGCACGTTTAGGAATGAATCTACTAGTAGAAGGTGCTAAAAAGAAATGA
- the murJ gene encoding murein biosynthesis integral membrane protein MurJ has product MNKFLKIVGAVAIVNIFARFFGFLREIIIGIQYGTTYTAESIINAYTIPNFLYLVIGGAFTTAFISIYHKTNSSISDYIRRTFTTILISITVITLIFIVFDDWILHSYFRDVTGEEYELLKSLYIWMMPSTIMLVLSTWMSGVLNVQGKFHLSSFSVLVYNLSFLIISVGLSFVMGPIGYGIGALIGAIFMVGFLIYGVRNVKNMSFKPSLKFGDDQKELWKVALPIMLGGATAQMYTILQRFFTNGLEEGAVAAMNYATKVSQFPQAILMTAVTTVIYPLLSKKEGEGDQEAVKGLYLRGLRMLYLLVMPISIYVYFEAESLIRIIFEYGLFDASSTAITAPILEIFSLTMFFLAANMYITRFYYAKGNSMTPVLFSILTVFGVNIAVTYLLIDELGANAVAWGNVVSAAVNFILLVAYLQGKYKLYFVKNNILQFGKFAVLTVGYFIVTWVVSTFVNIEFKWIHVIVTFLLTIIGYIVLVSILKFQEINGLLGKIKNKISKKK; this is encoded by the coding sequence TTGAATAAATTTTTAAAAATCGTAGGAGCCGTGGCGATCGTTAATATTTTTGCGCGGTTCTTCGGTTTCTTAAGAGAAATTATTATTGGTATTCAATACGGAACAACGTATACTGCCGAAAGTATTATTAATGCCTATACGATCCCAAACTTTTTATATTTAGTGATCGGTGGAGCTTTTACGACAGCATTTATTTCAATTTATCATAAAACAAATTCTTCTATATCTGATTATATCCGTCGAACATTTACAACGATTCTTATTTCCATTACGGTTATAACCCTTATTTTCATAGTGTTTGATGATTGGATTTTGCATTCATATTTTAGAGATGTAACAGGAGAAGAGTATGAGTTATTAAAATCGTTATATATCTGGATGATGCCTTCAACGATTATGCTTGTTTTATCAACTTGGATGAGCGGTGTGTTGAATGTTCAAGGGAAATTCCATTTATCCAGTTTTTCAGTATTAGTATATAACCTTTCATTTTTAATTATCTCAGTAGGTCTATCGTTCGTAATGGGGCCAATTGGGTATGGTATTGGTGCGCTAATTGGTGCCATCTTTATGGTAGGATTCTTAATTTATGGCGTTCGAAATGTGAAAAACATGTCATTTAAACCAAGTCTTAAATTTGGGGACGATCAAAAAGAACTTTGGAAAGTTGCGTTACCGATCATGCTTGGTGGAGCTACTGCCCAAATGTATACGATCTTGCAACGTTTCTTCACGAATGGTTTAGAGGAAGGTGCAGTTGCAGCAATGAACTATGCTACGAAAGTGTCACAGTTCCCACAAGCAATTTTAATGACAGCTGTGACAACAGTTATTTATCCTCTTTTAAGTAAGAAGGAAGGGGAAGGTGACCAAGAAGCAGTTAAAGGATTGTATTTGCGTGGTTTAAGAATGCTTTATTTACTCGTTATGCCGATTTCGATTTACGTATACTTCGAAGCAGAGTCCCTTATTAGAATTATTTTCGAGTATGGTTTATTTGATGCTTCATCAACAGCTATTACAGCACCAATTTTAGAAATCTTTAGTTTAACTATGTTTTTCCTTGCTGCGAATATGTATATTACTCGATTCTATTACGCAAAAGGAAATTCAATGACACCAGTCCTATTTAGTATTTTGACAGTATTTGGAGTCAATATTGCTGTTACTTATTTATTAATTGATGAACTCGGCGCAAATGCTGTTGCATGGGGGAACGTTGTTAGTGCTGCGGTTAATTTCATTCTTTTAGTTGCTTATTTACAAGGGAAATATAAGTTGTATTTTGTTAAGAATAATATTTTACAATTTGGTAAATTTGCTGTCCTAACCGTTGGATATTTTATTGTCACATGGGTTGTCTCTACTTTTGTAAATATTGAATTTAAATGGATCCATGTCATCGTAACATTCCTACTTACAATCATTGGTTATATAGTATTAGTTTCAATATTAAAATTCCAAGAAATTAATGGCCTACTAGGCAAGATAAAAAATAAAATTAGTAAAAAGAAATAA